The following coding sequences lie in one Arabidopsis thaliana chromosome 3, partial sequence genomic window:
- a CDS encoding PIF / Ping-Pong family of plant transposase (PIF / Ping-Pong family of plant transposases; LOCATED IN: chloroplast; EXPRESSED IN: 16 plant structures; EXPRESSED DURING: 6 growth stages; CONTAINS InterPro DOMAIN/s: Putative harbinger transposase-derived nuclease (InterPro:IPR006912); BEST Arabidopsis thaliana protein match is: unknown protein (TAIR:AT5G12010.1); Has 644 Blast hits to 642 proteins in 76 species: Archae - 0; Bacteria - 0; Metazoa - 379; Fungi - 49; Plants - 189; Viruses - 3; Other Eukaryotes - 24 (source: NCBI BLink).), with amino-acid sequence MEEAFMAMLSHLLHLQNSLDPTSTLFSSASTSSQSSTTPSSLLSTSSAAPLLFFTLASLLSFLAVNRSSTESSSSSESPSPSPPPPLADGDYSVAAFRALTTDHIWSLDAPLRDARWRSLYGLSYPVFITVVDKLKPFITASNLSLPADYAVAMVLSRLAHGCSAKTLASRYSLDPYLISKITNMVTRLLATKLYPEFIKIPVGKRRLIETTQGFEELTSLPNICGAIDSTPVKLRRRTKLNPRNIYGCKYGYDAVLLQVVADHKKIFWDVCVKAPGGEDDSSHFRDSLLYKRLTSGDIVWEKVINIRGHHVRPYIVGDWCYPLLSFLMTPFSPNGSGTPPENLFDGMLMKGRSVVVEAIGLLKARWKILQSLNVGVNHAPQTIVACCVLHNLCQIAREPEPEIWKDPDEAGTPARVLESERQFYYYGESLRQALAEDLHQRLSSR; translated from the coding sequence ATGGAAGAAGCTTTCATGGCGATGCTCTCacatcttctccatctccaaaaCTCATTAGATCCTACAAgcactctcttctcttccgcATCCACATCTTCACAGTCTTCAACCACACCTTCCTCCCTCCTCTCCACTTCCTCCGCCGCGCCTTtactcttcttcactctcgcatctctcctctccttcctCGCCGTCAACAGATCTTCAACCGAATCCTCATCTTCCTCAGAATCACCTTCCCCTTCCCCTCCTCCGCCTCTTGCCGACGGCGATTACTCCGTCGCTGCCTTCCGTGCCCTAACCACAGACCACATCTGGTCACTCGATGCGCCTCTCCGCGACGCTCGTTGGCGCTCATTGTACGGTCTTTCCTACCCAGTCTTCATCACCGTCGTCGACAAGCTCAAACCATTCATCACCGcttcaaatctctctctccccGCCGATTACGCCGTCGCTATGGTCCTCTCTCGTCTCGCTCATGGCTGCTCAGCTAAAACCCTAGCTTCTCGCTACTCACTAGATCCATACCTCATCTCCAAGATCACAAACATGGTCACACGTCTCTTAGCCACCAAGCTATATCCAGAATTCATCAAAATCCCCGTCGGAAAACGGAGATTGATCGAAACGACTCAGGGATTCGAAGAACTCACCTCTCTCCCCAACATTTGCGGCGCCATTGATAGTACTCCGGTGAAGCTCAGACGCCGCACGAAActaaaccctagaaacatTTACGGTTGCAAGTACGGATACGACGCCGTTTTGCTTCAGGTTGTTGCTGATCACAAGAAGATCTTTTGGGACGTTTGTGTGAAAGCTCCAGGTGGAGAAGACGACTCTTCTCATTTCAGAGATAGTCTTCTATATAAGAGGCTTACTTCAGGAGACATTGTTTGGGAGAAAGTTATCAATATTAGAGGTCACCATGTGAGACCATACATTGTTGGAGATTGGTGTTATCCTCTTCTCTCATTCCTGATGACTCCATTTTCACCAAATGGCTCTGGTACGCCACCGGAGAATCTATTCGATGGAATGTTGATGAAAGGAAGGTCAGTGGTGGTGGAAGCTATTGGATTGCTCAAGGCTAGATGGAAGATTCTTCAGAGTTTGAATGTTGGTGTGAACCATGCTCCTCAGACTATTGTGGCTTGTTGTGTGTTGCATAATCTTTGTCAGATTGCTAGAGAACCTGAACCGGAGATTTGGAAGGATCCAGATGAAGCTGGAACGCCTGCAAGAGTTTTGGAGAGTGAGAGGCAGTTTTACTATTACGGGGAGAGTTTGAGGCAAGCATTGGCAGAAGATTTACACCAGAGACTCTCCTCGAGGTAA